One Triticum dicoccoides isolate Atlit2015 ecotype Zavitan chromosome 4B, WEW_v2.0, whole genome shotgun sequence genomic window carries:
- the LOC119294574 gene encoding histone-lysine N-methyltransferase 2B-like — MFPPSHFLFLPIPTPPQKRSPTQSTRSTTKRRPDAEAGSGRGPAPFHARRRRPPLMPSPPKDRPAGRLGRLISALRPARAGPLPVQTGFPTSLADLFVKNHGRLKKQQGPSSGRRKRRGAPPLPSPVPSPPPPSPPPPSPPPAAVSPPSAQPGPDPPRAEPVCRLGGQAAGLGLGFLALVGVASLALLVIWSRKVVAAVTVAAFSLFLLESVRASSLRRRPRPPAPTTELDIDGRGYVSPIRELEAEPEPLGSSFSDSGRGFSASTLGIDERSEAGEDSCVWEPKPRKRSPWRKLIPRKLQRGRKVAKDSGSLSSSFRSSSFRSEVSLADSTVGGNAIARATDPPDSRRGRRSQANAKGETAAARSRDSSGRLRLGIMGDGDGAGIKSADSSGPLRGMGGAEVRNNGASIEIEEPAGVAVADGVGVGRGGGGGFPLAAVTVVVLVGLVAGRLPAVALTVLVCAALQRLRRDGTVVPAWEGRGGG, encoded by the coding sequence atgttccCTCCCTCCCACTTCCTCTTCCTTCCTATTCCAACTCCCCCCCAAAAAAGGTCACCAACCCAGAGCACCCGGAGCACCACCAAACGCCGGCCGGACGCAGAGGCAGGCAGCGGCAGAGGCCCGGCGCCCTTCCATGCTCGCCGGCGCCGGCCGCCGCTGATGCCCAGCCCGCCCAAGGACCGCCCCGCCGGCCGCCTCGGCCGCCTCATCTCCGCGCTCCGCCCCGCGCGCGCCGGCCCGCTCCCCGTCCAGACCGGCTTCCCCACCTCCCTCGCCGACCTCTTCGTCAAGAACCATGGCCGCCTCAAGAAGCAGCAGGGGCCCTCCTCCGGCAGGCGCAAGAGGCGCGGCGCTCCCCCCTTGCCTTCCCCGGTGCCCTCTCCcccgcctccctctcctccaccgccgtcgcccccgccggccgccgtcTCCCCGCCGTCGGCCCAGCCAGGGCCCGATCCTCCGCGGGCGGAGCCCGTCTGCCGCCTCGGAGGCCAAGCCGCCGGCCTCGGATTGGGGTTCCTCGCGCTCGTCGGCGTGGCGTCCCTCGCCCTCCTCGTGATCTGGAGCAGGAAGGTGGTTGCGGCCGTCACCGTCGCCGCCTTCTCGCTCTTCCTGCTGGAATCCGTCAGGGCGTCCTCGCTTCGACGGCGGCCCCGGCCCCCGGCGCCCACCACGGAGCTGGATATCGACGGGCGCGGCTACGTCTCGCCGATCCGGGAGCTGGAGGCGGAGCCGGAGCCGCTGGGATCGAGCTTCTCCGACTCCGGCAGGGGGTTCAGCGCCTCCACCCTCGGCATTGACGAgaggagcgaggccggcgaggattcGTGCGTTTGGGAGCCGAAGCCGAGGAAGAGGTCGCCGTGGAGGAAGCTGATCCCCCGAAAATTGCAGAGAGGCCGGAAGGTTGCCAAGGACTCGGGCTCCCTGTCAAGTTCTTTCCGGTCAAGTTCCTTCCGCAGCGAGGTCAGCCTAGCGGATTCAACGGTCGGCGGCAATGCAATTGCCAGGGCGACGGATCCCCCGGACTCTCGCCGCGGCAGACGCAGCCAAGCGAATGCCAAGGGGGAGACCGCCGCTGCCAGATCGCGGGACTCATCGGGCCGTCTCCGCCTTGGCATcatgggcgacggcgacggcgccggCATCAAATCCGCTGATTCATCGGGCCCTCTCCGCGGCATGGGCGGCGCCGAGGTGCGCAACAACGGCGCTTCGATAGAAATCGAGGAGCCGGCCGGTGTcgcggtggcggacggcgttggcgtaggacgaggaggaggaggagggtttcCCTTGGCAGCTGTGACCGTGGTCGTCCTCGTAGGCTTGGTCGCCGGGCGGCTCCCGGCCGTGGCGCTCACCGTGCTGGTGTGCGCGGCGCTCCAGAGACTGCGGCGGGACGGGACGGTGGTGCCGgcttgggaggggaggggaggcggttAG